A stretch of Candidatus Bathyarchaeia archaeon DNA encodes these proteins:
- a CDS encoding homoserine dehydrogenase, translating into MRIIIVGFGVVGQSFARMLSLRSSELAKKYGVRPVIVAVVDKGGAAVDVKGINVDRLLSTKRERGTVAADPHHGRPELSALEIINDAAAEVVVELTPTNINDGEPGLSHIMAALKAEKHVITTNKGPLALAFPALQELANHNRRLLRFSGAVGGGTPILDFAKKCLPGDAILSVRGILNGTTNYILSKMAMERVSFDEALAEAQRLGYAERDPSMDIDGLDTACKLVIIANCVMGLRVTLKDVRVEGIRKVTSKAVEEAAAKGYEIKLLGTINGALNVSPQLIPKGDPLCVNGVLNAVTYVSKYAGEETVIGRGAGGVETASAILRDLIEIKRSLSQRYID; encoded by the coding sequence TTGAGGATAATAATCGTTGGTTTCGGTGTAGTTGGGCAAAGCTTCGCAAGGATGCTGTCTCTACGCTCATCGGAACTCGCCAAAAAATATGGCGTCCGCCCGGTAATCGTAGCTGTAGTAGACAAGGGCGGCGCCGCGGTTGATGTAAAGGGCATCAATGTAGACAGGCTTCTTTCCACAAAAAGGGAGAGAGGTACTGTAGCAGCAGACCCGCATCATGGGAGACCTGAACTCTCGGCTTTAGAGATAATAAATGATGCTGCCGCCGAGGTTGTGGTGGAACTTACACCCACTAATATAAATGATGGGGAGCCGGGGTTATCTCACATAATGGCTGCCCTAAAAGCTGAAAAGCATGTGATAACTACAAATAAGGGTCCCTTAGCGCTCGCCTTCCCAGCTCTTCAGGAACTTGCCAACCATAACCGCAGGCTGTTGAGGTTCAGTGGGGCTGTGGGTGGAGGGACACCTATATTGGACTTCGCCAAGAAGTGTCTCCCCGGCGACGCTATACTCTCAGTTCGGGGCATCCTGAATGGTACTACCAATTATATACTCTCCAAGATGGCCATGGAGAGAGTGTCATTTGACGAGGCATTAGCTGAGGCTCAGAGGCTTGGCTATGCGGAGAGGGATCCTTCCATGGATATCGATGGACTAGACACTGCCTGCAAACTGGTTATAATAGCCAACTGTGTCATGGGTTTGAGGGTTACACTTAAAGATGTGAGAGTAGAGGGTATTAGGAAAGTAACATCCAAAGCCGTAGAGGAGGCTGCAGCCAAGGGCTACGAAATAAAGCTCCTAGGGACAATAAACGGGGCTTTGAATGTTTCACCTCAACTGATACCTAAAGGCGATCCTCTCTGTGTCAATGGCGTATTAAATGCGGTGACTTATGTCTCAAAGTACGCCGGGGAAGAGACTGTGATAGGTAGGGGCGCTGGAGGGGTTGAGACAGCTAGCGCCATCCTCAGAGATTTAATCGAGATAAAACGAAGCCTCTCCCAGCGGTATATTGATTGA
- a CDS encoding cofactor-independent phosphoglycerate mutase, with protein sequence MKFVLIIGDGMADYPLEELDGKTPLQVAEHPNMDHLTSRGVCGTLRTLPRGLDTGTDVATLSILGYDPRICYTGRGPLEAANMGLALGEGDIAFRCNLVTVKNDILVDHSAGHINSESARKLVSRLKEVFAKEGEVEFYAGVSFRNIMLLKGGKYSEKVRCTPPHDIIGKPFKRHLVKPLDESGAETASILNDMVIRSERILSEHPINLERVKAGVNPGNLMWPWGHGRKPQLHPLKEKFGVRGAVISAVDIVNGIGVCVGMDVVKVPGATGYHDTNYEGKADYALKSLEDHDLVLVHVEAPDEASHIGDLKLKIKTIEDLDRRLVGRILGGLKGEYTIAVLTDHLTPTAKRTHRRGPVPVAVYSTAINRGDGVKHFDEYSVRKGSLRVREGYKFMPLFLSIGSLSKGRCNSGNMQGMR encoded by the coding sequence GTGAAGTTTGTGTTGATAATCGGCGATGGCATGGCAGATTACCCATTGGAAGAGCTGGATGGAAAAACACCATTACAAGTGGCGGAACACCCTAACATGGACCACCTAACCTCCCGTGGAGTTTGCGGAACCCTGAGAACGCTCCCTAGAGGCTTGGACACTGGCACAGACGTAGCCACATTATCTATTTTAGGCTACGACCCTAGAATATGCTACACCGGGAGAGGTCCACTCGAGGCTGCGAACATGGGACTCGCCCTCGGAGAGGGCGACATCGCTTTCAGATGCAATCTTGTGACGGTTAAGAACGATATTCTAGTTGACCACTCTGCAGGGCACATAAACTCTGAGTCTGCGCGGAAGCTGGTAAGCCGTCTAAAGGAGGTCTTCGCTAAGGAAGGTGAGGTGGAGTTTTATGCAGGGGTGAGCTTTCGAAATATCATGCTTTTGAAGGGTGGCAAATATTCGGAGAAGGTAAGGTGCACCCCACCCCACGACATTATAGGGAAGCCCTTCAAAAGACATCTTGTCAAACCCCTTGATGAGAGTGGCGCGGAGACAGCAAGCATTCTAAACGATATGGTAATCAGGTCTGAGAGGATTCTCTCCGAACATCCCATTAACCTAGAGAGGGTCAAGGCTGGGGTGAACCCTGGGAACTTGATGTGGCCCTGGGGTCACGGGAGAAAACCGCAGCTTCACCCTCTAAAAGAAAAATTTGGAGTCAGGGGTGCCGTCATCTCCGCTGTAGACATCGTAAACGGCATCGGCGTATGCGTTGGGATGGATGTGGTGAAGGTTCCAGGCGCCACAGGTTACCATGATACCAACTATGAAGGAAAAGCTGACTACGCCTTGAAGAGCCTAGAAGACCACGATCTCGTCCTCGTACACGTAGAAGCACCCGATGAGGCCAGTCATATTGGAGACCTAAAATTAAAGATTAAAACGATAGAGGATCTCGACAGGCGGCTTGTGGGAAGAATTCTCGGAGGCTTAAAAGGTGAGTATACCATTGCAGTTCTAACAGACCATCTGACCCCAACCGCCAAAAGGACACATAGGAGGGGGCCTGTGCCGGTCGCAGTATACTCTACAGCCATAAACCGAGGGGACGGTGTGAAACATTTTGACGAATACTCCGTGAGGAAGGGGTCACTGCGTGTCCGGGAGGGCTATAAATTTATGCCACTCTTCCTAAGTATAGGTAGCCTTTCTAAGGGTAGGTGCAATAGTGGGAATATGCAAGGTATGCGGTAA
- a CDS encoding radical SAM protein encodes MGICKVCGKDSHLISDGLGVCLECIRNKPEEALRVTGEAHAASRRSFNLPEFPPRNHAGLVCGGCANDCKIGEGQLGYCGLVINVEGRLLRYGGTHQEAVLEWYYDPLPTNCVAWWFCPGCTGAGYPKYAYTSGPEVGRFNLAVFYGACSYDCLYCQNWHYRRNASLRSPRMSAEELASKVTSDVSCICFFGGDPSPQMPHALKTSEIAIERAAGGILRICWESNGHMRREYARRAAELSLKSGGNIKFDLKSWSESLNMALCGVSNRLALENFEMIGREFFEARAELPLLNASTLLVPGYIDEAEVYSIASFIAGINPRIPYTLLGFCPRFVMGDLPTTRRKTAYACLEAAKRAGLEKIRIGNIHLLH; translated from the coding sequence GTGGGAATATGCAAGGTATGCGGTAAAGATTCTCATCTCATATCTGACGGTCTGGGTGTATGTCTCGAATGTATCAGAAACAAGCCGGAAGAGGCTTTGAGAGTAACAGGCGAAGCCCACGCAGCCAGTAGGAGGAGTTTCAACCTTCCAGAATTTCCTCCAAGAAACCACGCCGGGCTTGTCTGCGGCGGCTGCGCTAACGACTGTAAAATCGGCGAAGGACAGCTTGGCTACTGTGGGCTTGTTATCAATGTTGAGGGTAGGCTTCTTCGTTATGGTGGAACACATCAAGAGGCCGTCTTGGAGTGGTACTATGATCCTCTCCCAACTAATTGTGTAGCTTGGTGGTTCTGCCCAGGCTGCACCGGAGCCGGATACCCAAAATACGCCTACACATCAGGTCCTGAGGTTGGCCGGTTTAATCTCGCGGTCTTTTATGGCGCCTGCTCTTACGACTGTCTTTACTGCCAGAACTGGCACTACCGCCGCAATGCTTCATTGCGGAGCCCAAGGATGAGCGCCGAGGAGTTAGCCTCGAAGGTTACCTCTGATGTTTCATGTATCTGCTTCTTCGGGGGAGACCCAAGTCCTCAGATGCCTCATGCCCTGAAGACAAGCGAGATCGCCATTGAGAGGGCCGCCGGAGGTATCCTGCGGATCTGTTGGGAGTCAAACGGCCACATGAGGAGAGAATACGCTAGACGTGCCGCTGAGCTCTCGCTGAAGAGCGGTGGCAACATTAAGTTTGATCTAAAGAGTTGGAGTGAATCTCTAAATATGGCTCTCTGCGGGGTCTCAAATAGGCTAGCGTTAGAGAACTTTGAGATGATCGGGAGAGAGTTCTTCGAGGCTAGGGCTGAACTCCCTCTCCTCAATGCAAGCACCCTACTTGTCCCCGGGTACATAGATGAGGCTGAGGTATACTCGATAGCTTCTTTCATCGCGGGGATAAACCCCAGGATACCTTATACGCTTTTGGGTTTCTGCCCAAGATTCGTTATGGGTGATCTGCCTACTACCAGACGTAAGACAGCTTACGCGTGCCTCGAGGCCGCTAAGCGTGCCGGGCTTGAGAAGATTAGGATAGGGAACATTCACCTACTCCATTAA
- a CDS encoding DNA-directed RNA polymerase subunit K, with translation MGITSTVFDSNDTAIIGPPKLTRFEEARIIGARALQIALGAPLLITPPKGVTKPIDLAILELRKGVLPITIRRQLPDGTTSDVDVQKICRG, from the coding sequence CTGGGTATAACCTCAACAGTTTTCGATAGTAACGATACCGCGATAATAGGACCACCAAAACTTACCAGATTCGAGGAGGCTAGAATTATAGGAGCCCGCGCATTACAGATAGCGCTCGGAGCCCCACTCCTCATAACCCCACCAAAAGGGGTCACTAAACCTATAGATCTCGCCATACTTGAACTTAGAAAAGGCGTCCTCCCAATCACGATAAGAAGACAACTACCAGACGGCACCACATCTGATGTTGACGTGCAAAAAATTTGTCGGGGATAA
- a CDS encoding DegT/DnrJ/EryC1/StrS family aminotransferase — protein MCGELRRIIPIAHPLIGREEIDAVTSVLKSGILTSKHGDGPYVKRFEETFAKYIGVKYALTMSSGTAALHASLMAAEVQSGDEVIVPSFAFAAVSEAVVLAGAKPVFVDIDPQTFCMDPSSFESAITSKTRAVIPVHLFGLMADMEKICEIARKHDIIIIEDCAQAHGAAYNGRKAGSIGDFGCFSFYASKNMTTGEGGMVTVNRREYAEALASIRNHGEGKLYNSERVGHNYRMSEVAAAIGYNQLLKLPRFNDARRRNANKLTSLLEASGKLILPQEPQGYSHSWYVYTVRLRGSRAGERDKVVDKLVNSGIQAAVYYRTPLHLSPLYRRRYGYRRGALPKTETAARQVFSLPVHPGLTDEDLEFIAQRLSKVID, from the coding sequence ATGTGTGGAGAATTGCGCAGAATTATTCCAATAGCCCACCCCCTGATTGGAAGGGAGGAGATAGACGCTGTAACCTCCGTCTTGAAGAGCGGGATACTTACGAGCAAACATGGAGACGGCCCCTATGTGAAAAGATTCGAAGAGACCTTTGCGAAGTACATCGGGGTCAAGTATGCTCTGACTATGAGTTCTGGAACGGCTGCCTTGCATGCCTCTCTCATGGCTGCAGAGGTGCAGAGTGGTGATGAGGTGATAGTTCCCAGTTTCGCTTTTGCTGCTGTCTCTGAGGCTGTAGTGCTTGCAGGAGCTAAACCAGTCTTCGTGGATATTGATCCACAAACTTTCTGCATGGATCCCTCCTCTTTCGAGTCAGCTATTACGAGTAAAACGCGTGCAGTCATTCCAGTGCACCTGTTTGGTCTCATGGCTGATATGGAGAAAATATGTGAAATCGCTAGGAAGCATGATATAATTATAATCGAAGACTGTGCTCAAGCTCATGGAGCTGCGTATAATGGGAGGAAAGCTGGTTCCATAGGGGATTTCGGCTGCTTCAGCTTCTACGCGTCAAAGAATATGACTACAGGTGAAGGCGGTATGGTGACTGTGAACCGTAGAGAGTATGCGGAGGCTCTTGCGTCGATAAGGAACCATGGGGAAGGTAAGCTCTACAACAGCGAAAGAGTGGGTCATAACTATAGGATGTCTGAGGTTGCTGCCGCTATAGGTTATAACCAGCTTTTAAAACTTCCAAGGTTTAATGATGCGCGAAGGCGGAATGCGAATAAATTAACATCACTACTCGAGGCATCGGGGAAACTTATACTCCCTCAAGAGCCGCAGGGATACAGCCACAGCTGGTATGTTTATACTGTAAGGTTGAGGGGCAGTAGGGCTGGTGAGAGGGATAAGGTAGTAGATAAACTCGTAAATTCTGGAATCCAGGCTGCAGTCTACTATCGCACGCCACTTCACCTCTCGCCGTTGTATAGAAGGAGATATGGTTACAGACGTGGGGCACTACCAAAGACTGAGACTGCGGCGAGGCAGGTTTTCTCTCTCCCAGTCCACCCCGGGCTCACAGACGAAGACCTAGAGTTTATCGCTCAGAGGCTGAGTAAGGTAATCGATTAA
- a CDS encoding HAD family hydrolase — MVRHIKTVLLDYDNTLHNSDSKFAERLEGILPISGAKLWELYCYYIHRELVHEFYPERHDDGEFHCKLLFKYLGIPYDRSSVRRILEGYYEAEVDCWRNPTFYPETFHFLNMLKDRGYKLCLATGSHAQEKVECVEKFGSRVYFELALEEKILGYRKSDPRFYSEALEFSNSQPGETVTIGDNLTHDILPAKAVGVKAIWVNRRGERVFRDQTRPDHEVKDLLAVLRCLDEFLIV, encoded by the coding sequence ATGGTTCGGCACATCAAGACTGTGCTGTTAGATTACGATAATACGCTTCACAACTCGGATTCAAAGTTTGCTGAGCGGCTTGAAGGCATACTCCCCATTAGCGGGGCAAAGCTTTGGGAGCTCTACTGTTACTATATCCATAGGGAACTTGTCCACGAGTTCTACCCGGAGAGGCATGACGATGGGGAATTTCATTGCAAGTTGCTCTTCAAGTATCTCGGCATCCCCTACGACAGGTCTTCTGTTAGACGCATCTTAGAAGGCTACTATGAGGCTGAGGTGGACTGTTGGAGGAATCCTACCTTCTATCCTGAGACCTTCCATTTCCTTAACATGCTTAAGGATCGTGGATACAAACTCTGTTTGGCAACCGGGAGCCACGCTCAAGAGAAGGTTGAATGCGTCGAGAAGTTCGGGTCTAGGGTGTATTTTGAATTAGCCTTGGAGGAGAAAATCTTAGGCTACCGTAAGAGTGACCCGCGCTTCTACAGCGAAGCCTTGGAGTTCTCTAACTCGCAGCCAGGAGAGACTGTCACCATAGGAGACAACCTCACCCACGACATCCTACCCGCGAAGGCAGTGGGGGTTAAGGCTATTTGGGTTAATAGAAGAGGTGAGCGTGTATTTCGGGATCAAACTAGACCGGATCATGAAGTTAAGGATCTCTTAGCTGTACTAAGGTGTCTTGATGAATTTCTGATAGTTTAA
- a CDS encoding DEAD/DEAH box helicase yields MRIEDLEIPKEAKEVLSAAGYSELYPPQEEAIRKGVLQGRNLVLASPTASGKTLIAELCALKHILEKDGKVLYLTPLRALASEKFDDFRKYTRLRKANGDPIRIAISTGDYDSSDSYLAKYDLIIATNEKVESLIRHRAYWVGDVSLVVADEVHLLQDSDRGPTLEVALARLKHINPSLHILALSATVRNAEEVAEWLGGDCVKTDWRPIPLREGVLIHDQIFYKDGGSVKITRFHPNQALNLAVKTVKEGGQALIFAETRKAAMTLAQKGSSAIKELLSPSQKRSLAAISEEILEVSERTRLSELIAELVRGGVAVHHAGIHHRHRKILEDYFRRGVIKLLVATPTLAAGVNLPARAVIINSYLRYEPGYGRVEIPTFEYKQMAGRAGRPKYDEFGEAILIAKTFDEQESLMEAYICAEPEKIQSKLAIGRVLRSHTLATIASGFANTEAGLLDFFSETFYAHQYGAKIVKRPVLEALDYLIDNGLVKPRGKFIEATSFGRRTSELYIDPESAVTIRDGLLNRASRLTDVSLLNIVCHTPDVAPRLYPSRRELQDLQVFLGEHEDELVFKAPDPWHNYVEYETFLGELKCVNVIMHWIEEAKENDILELYKVEPGDLYRLVETVSWLLYATHELASLFKCEDLLPRIGELKIRVQYGVKAELIPLVALEGVGRVRARALYSRGLRSLGELRRASVSELMAVPGIGSRIAKVIKEQVGGLIKREELGMLKAEKSEQRALSEFE; encoded by the coding sequence TTGCGCATCGAAGATTTGGAGATTCCTAAAGAGGCTAAAGAAGTCCTTTCGGCTGCAGGATATAGTGAACTGTATCCACCTCAGGAGGAGGCTATTAGGAAAGGGGTACTTCAAGGCCGTAATCTTGTCTTGGCGAGTCCTACCGCCTCTGGGAAGACCCTTATTGCGGAGCTCTGTGCGCTGAAACACATCCTTGAGAAGGACGGCAAAGTCCTTTATCTAACACCCTTAAGGGCTCTCGCCTCTGAGAAGTTTGATGATTTTCGGAAGTATACACGTCTCAGAAAGGCGAATGGAGACCCTATACGCATAGCTATATCAACGGGGGACTATGATAGTAGCGACTCCTATCTTGCAAAATACGACTTGATTATTGCTACCAACGAGAAAGTTGAGAGTCTAATCCGTCACAGAGCTTACTGGGTTGGGGATGTCTCTCTTGTAGTTGCGGATGAAGTTCACCTACTCCAAGATAGTGATAGGGGGCCTACTCTAGAGGTTGCCTTAGCACGACTCAAGCATATAAACCCAAGCTTGCACATCCTTGCACTCAGCGCCACAGTCCGTAATGCTGAGGAAGTGGCTGAGTGGCTGGGGGGCGACTGTGTAAAGACGGATTGGCGCCCAATTCCGCTGAGGGAAGGAGTTCTCATCCACGACCAGATCTTCTACAAGGACGGTGGCTCAGTCAAGATTACACGTTTCCATCCAAACCAAGCTCTGAACCTCGCGGTTAAGACTGTAAAGGAGGGTGGGCAAGCTTTGATCTTTGCTGAGACTCGGAAAGCCGCCATGACCCTAGCCCAGAAAGGCTCCTCTGCCATAAAAGAACTACTCTCCCCAAGCCAGAAGAGATCCCTAGCCGCCATCTCTGAGGAGATCTTGGAGGTTAGCGAGAGGACGCGGCTCAGCGAGTTGATAGCCGAACTTGTAAGGGGCGGTGTAGCTGTCCACCATGCTGGAATCCATCATCGCCACAGGAAGATCTTAGAGGACTATTTCCGTAGAGGAGTTATAAAACTGCTTGTGGCCACTCCGACGCTTGCGGCAGGTGTAAACCTCCCAGCTAGAGCCGTCATCATAAATAGCTACCTCCGTTACGAACCTGGTTACGGTCGAGTTGAGATCCCCACATTTGAGTATAAGCAGATGGCTGGGAGGGCTGGCCGGCCGAAGTATGACGAGTTCGGGGAGGCTATTCTGATAGCTAAAACATTCGACGAACAGGAGAGTCTCATGGAAGCGTATATATGCGCTGAACCTGAAAAGATCCAGTCGAAGCTGGCCATAGGTAGAGTTCTCAGATCACACACCCTAGCCACCATCGCCTCAGGCTTCGCCAATACGGAAGCTGGCCTCTTAGATTTTTTCAGCGAGACATTTTACGCGCACCAATATGGGGCGAAGATTGTGAAGCGGCCAGTTCTTGAGGCTTTAGACTACCTTATAGATAATGGACTGGTGAAGCCTAGGGGGAAGTTTATAGAGGCCACTAGCTTTGGCCGTAGAACTTCAGAACTTTACATCGACCCTGAATCCGCCGTGACCATAAGGGACGGCTTGCTGAACCGCGCTTCACGCCTTACTGATGTGAGCCTGCTCAATATCGTCTGCCACACGCCGGATGTGGCCCCTAGGCTCTACCCCAGCCGTCGAGAATTGCAGGATCTTCAGGTTTTTCTTGGGGAACATGAGGATGAGCTGGTGTTTAAAGCGCCTGACCCTTGGCATAACTATGTTGAATATGAGACCTTCTTAGGAGAGTTGAAGTGCGTTAATGTTATTATGCATTGGATTGAGGAAGCTAAGGAGAATGACATCTTGGAGTTATACAAGGTTGAGCCAGGTGACCTTTACAGGCTGGTTGAGACGGTTAGTTGGCTGCTCTACGCCACCCATGAGTTGGCGTCTCTCTTCAAGTGCGAGGATCTCCTTCCGAGGATAGGTGAGTTGAAGATTCGGGTTCAGTACGGCGTCAAGGCTGAGCTCATACCTCTGGTAGCACTGGAGGGTGTGGGGAGGGTTAGGGCTCGTGCTCTCTACAGTCGGGGGCTTCGGAGTCTCGGCGAGTTGAGGCGGGCTAGTGTGTCTGAGCTTATGGCTGTGCCTGGTATAGGTTCACGGATAGCTAAGGTGATAAAGGAGCAGGTTGGGGGGCTTATCAAGAGGGAGGAGTTAGGTATGCTGAAAGCTGAAAAGTCGGAGCAGAGGGCTCTCTCAGAATTCGAGTAG
- a CDS encoding minichromosome maintenance protein MCM, whose translation MAVETSLDVKEKLQEFFRGNKYRTLIKQMAVEGRRSLEVDFLDLSIFDSSIAQKLQKNFDTYQEEAREALLAQLRVEAPEYAETVKKTRIYVRFKNLLEPTSLRKICSDQIDRLVSFDGIVIRATPVRPLLVEAAFKCRCGETIFKHQEGPFVRPPSRCENPSCRRERGFELIVEKSMFMDCQEFRVQERPEDLPPGQLPRFIEVTALDDLVDTARPGDRVKVTGVVRAKPEFIPGKGRLRTFTVSIDANHIETVSTETGEVEISPEDERKIKEIARREFLYKDLVDSIAPTIYGYEDIKEAIVYLLFGGVPKTTPEGVSIRGDIHVLLVGDPGTAKSQLLRYVARLSPRGLFTTGRGTTAAGLTAAVLREKSGGMALEAGALVLADKGLASVDEIDKMRDEDRVAMHEMMEQQTVSVAKAGIVATLNARASILAAANPKFGRYEDRLTVSENINIPIVILSRFDLIFIQKDKPARDFDEALSEHILKVHRSAGSAAAPPIPADLLRKYISYAKTRVHPKLSEEAAKRLRSFYLKMRESSGSDLEESPIAITARQLEALVRLAEARARAALRDTVTAMDAEAAIKIMEKSLRDVGAVREAGLVDIDVVMTGVPKTVKEGLTTTLKLIGEIEKEAGEVDLEVLYQRLEAEYKISRSNAEGYVRRLKSDGTIYTPRDGYVKRARA comes from the coding sequence TTGGCTGTTGAGACCTCGCTTGACGTTAAGGAAAAGCTCCAAGAGTTCTTTAGAGGAAATAAATATAGGACGCTGATCAAACAAATGGCGGTAGAGGGTAGACGTTCTCTCGAAGTTGATTTTCTAGATCTATCTATCTTCGACAGTAGCATTGCGCAGAAGTTGCAAAAAAACTTTGATACCTACCAAGAGGAAGCGAGAGAGGCCCTCCTAGCACAATTGAGGGTGGAGGCGCCTGAGTATGCTGAGACTGTCAAGAAGACGCGAATCTATGTTAGATTCAAGAATCTTCTAGAGCCTACATCCCTCAGAAAGATATGCTCCGACCAGATTGACCGACTGGTCTCCTTTGATGGGATTGTAATACGCGCCACCCCAGTGCGCCCTTTACTCGTAGAGGCAGCCTTCAAGTGCCGCTGTGGAGAGACAATCTTCAAACACCAAGAGGGCCCCTTTGTTAGACCGCCCTCGCGATGCGAGAACCCCTCCTGCCGGAGGGAGAGAGGCTTCGAACTCATCGTTGAGAAGTCCATGTTTATGGATTGCCAGGAATTCAGGGTTCAGGAGAGACCTGAAGATCTACCTCCAGGGCAGCTTCCCCGTTTCATCGAAGTTACAGCTCTAGACGACCTTGTAGATACAGCGAGACCTGGGGATCGGGTAAAAGTGACCGGCGTCGTCAGGGCTAAGCCAGAGTTCATCCCAGGGAAAGGACGCCTCAGGACTTTCACTGTTTCAATCGACGCAAACCACATCGAGACGGTCAGCACCGAGACTGGTGAGGTAGAGATATCTCCGGAAGACGAGAGGAAAATAAAGGAGATTGCTAGGAGAGAATTTCTTTACAAAGATCTTGTAGACTCAATTGCGCCGACTATCTATGGGTATGAGGACATCAAAGAAGCTATCGTATACCTCCTCTTTGGAGGCGTGCCCAAGACAACACCAGAGGGTGTCTCGATACGTGGAGATATTCATGTACTTTTAGTGGGAGATCCGGGAACGGCGAAGTCTCAGCTACTGCGATATGTAGCCCGCCTATCACCTCGAGGGCTTTTCACGACTGGGCGTGGAACTACCGCCGCCGGCCTCACCGCAGCGGTTCTGAGGGAGAAAAGTGGGGGAATGGCACTTGAGGCTGGCGCTCTTGTACTCGCCGATAAAGGTTTAGCTTCAGTGGACGAGATCGACAAGATGAGAGATGAGGATCGTGTAGCTATGCATGAGATGATGGAGCAGCAGACTGTCAGCGTGGCTAAGGCTGGTATCGTGGCTACCTTGAATGCGCGGGCGTCGATACTGGCTGCGGCAAACCCAAAGTTCGGGCGGTATGAGGACCGGTTGACAGTATCCGAGAATATTAACATCCCCATAGTCATACTTTCAAGATTCGACCTTATATTCATACAGAAAGACAAACCAGCTAGGGATTTCGACGAGGCTCTCTCGGAGCACATCCTAAAAGTTCACAGGTCAGCCGGCTCAGCTGCCGCGCCACCGATACCTGCTGATCTCCTAAGAAAATACATAAGCTACGCTAAAACAAGGGTACACCCCAAGCTAAGTGAGGAGGCGGCTAAGCGGCTTAGAAGCTTCTATTTGAAGATGAGGGAGTCATCTGGTAGCGATCTGGAAGAGTCCCCCATCGCTATAACTGCGCGGCAGCTGGAGGCTTTAGTCAGGTTGGCTGAGGCCAGAGCGAGAGCTGCTCTGAGGGACACTGTGACTGCTATGGATGCTGAGGCGGCAATCAAGATAATGGAGAAGTCCCTCAGAGATGTTGGCGCGGTTAGGGAGGCAGGGTTGGTGGACATTGATGTTGTGATGACTGGGGTTCCTAAGACTGTGAAAGAAGGTTTGACCACCACGTTAAAGTTGATAGGAGAAATAGAGAAAGAGGCAGGTGAGGTTGACCTTGAAGTGCTCTATCAACGTCTCGAAGCCGAATACAAGATAAGTAGGAGTAACGCTGAGGGCTATGTGCGGCGGCTGAAGAGTGATGGCACCATATATACCCCTCGGGATGGCTATGTGAAAAGGGCTCGGGCTTAA
- a CDS encoding double-stranded DNA-binding protein, translated as MGSEADADLEMLKMRKLLEIRRKLKEATAAPKPPHIVDNWAIVGAKLVGRGREVLEAAKAQYPTETEFIVKQLADLIVTKKLDEPLTGDVLFALFRRLGLNLRLETKIVFSEHGKVKSLAEKLMDTKLT; from the coding sequence ATGGGTTCCGAGGCTGATGCTGACCTGGAAATGTTGAAGATGAGGAAGCTTTTAGAGATAAGGCGGAAGCTTAAGGAGGCAACAGCCGCGCCTAAGCCCCCTCACATCGTAGATAACTGGGCAATCGTAGGTGCCAAACTTGTCGGCAGAGGGAGAGAAGTGTTAGAGGCGGCGAAGGCTCAGTACCCTACGGAGACAGAGTTCATCGTGAAACAGCTTGCAGACCTTATAGTTACTAAGAAACTCGATGAGCCTCTTACAGGAGATGTTTTATTTGCACTATTTCGCCGTTTGGGGTTGAATTTGAGACTGGAAACTAAGATAGTATTCAGCGAACATGGCAAAGTTAAAAGTCTGGCTGAGAAACTAATGGACACAAAGCTTACTTGA
- a CDS encoding PadR family transcriptional regulator has protein sequence MAVIPVPRDVYTRCVKNLKDLLILIALEDSPKCGYDVLSYIHNHFMVLLSPGTVYPSIEALRRDGLIESLPNAEKKLYGLTQRGKEMIKLEFRGYVAVFRRLFSDSASLKEEETWLVR, from the coding sequence GTGGCCGTTATTCCAGTTCCAAGGGACGTTTATACACGGTGTGTGAAAAACCTCAAAGATCTATTGATACTTATAGCCCTAGAGGATTCCCCGAAGTGCGGTTACGATGTGCTCAGCTATATTCATAATCACTTCATGGTTCTACTAAGCCCAGGCACAGTCTACCCGTCGATTGAAGCGTTGAGGAGAGATGGACTAATCGAAAGTCTTCCTAATGCTGAGAAAAAGCTCTATGGACTAACTCAGAGAGGAAAGGAGATGATCAAACTTGAGTTTCGTGGATACGTAGCCGTCTTCCGTCGTCTATTTTCAGACTCGGCTAGCTTGAAAGAAGAGGAAACATGGCTCGTACGGTGA